The Planifilum fulgidum genome has a segment encoding these proteins:
- a CDS encoding phosphotransferase has product MTVREKMGKSPLKSSRNVRSGILRRVIARYGWTPVYAEKVRGVWRVETEDGAFALKRAACPGKKLSFLHRVLEEARSQGVDVLLPWVPSRGGRPFLEEQGRAWYATRWYGEVSEPREAPAEELIRQLAILHRVLEKTAGGEKAFRYRAEGKLVERWRDQRERVREYGGKLKTRGFASPFEQMLGDHAELLDKAFSFAVRGMERFVETEGGIPPRYTLCHGRIHPHNLLKGEQGWKWIDWDHARVDSPTRDLALFFRQFSNSAQGGSGILSLLSIYERERKLERKEKKLLALYLAYPDGIGQLLRLYRKPGGMAEAEAVRRLRMELDRLHGVQEAIGELWPKRPLRKRRKGSPAGESMAVAALRGRVDKKGSGD; this is encoded by the coding sequence ATGACGGTTCGGGAGAAAATGGGGAAAAGCCCTTTAAAGTCCAGCCGGAACGTCAGAAGCGGGATCCTTCGCCGGGTCATCGCCCGTTACGGGTGGACCCCCGTTTATGCGGAGAAGGTTCGGGGAGTGTGGCGGGTGGAGACGGAGGACGGGGCTTTCGCTTTGAAAAGAGCTGCCTGTCCGGGGAAGAAACTTTCCTTTTTGCACCGGGTGCTGGAAGAGGCCCGGTCCCAAGGAGTGGACGTCCTGCTGCCGTGGGTTCCCAGCAGGGGAGGACGCCCTTTTTTGGAGGAGCAGGGAAGGGCGTGGTACGCCACGCGCTGGTACGGCGAGGTTTCCGAACCCCGGGAGGCGCCTGCGGAAGAGCTGATCCGGCAACTGGCGATTCTTCACCGGGTTCTGGAGAAGACCGCGGGCGGAGAGAAGGCGTTTCGGTACCGGGCGGAAGGGAAGCTGGTTGAGCGGTGGAGAGATCAAAGGGAGCGGGTTCGGGAATACGGCGGCAAACTGAAGACCCGCGGGTTTGCCTCTCCCTTTGAGCAAATGCTGGGCGATCATGCGGAACTGCTGGATAAGGCCTTTTCCTTTGCCGTCCGGGGAATGGAGCGGTTTGTGGAGACGGAAGGGGGGATTCCTCCCCGTTACACCCTTTGTCACGGCCGGATTCACCCCCACAATCTCCTGAAGGGGGAGCAGGGATGGAAGTGGATCGATTGGGATCACGCCCGGGTGGACAGCCCAACGCGGGATCTCGCCCTGTTTTTCCGGCAATTTTCGAACTCCGCCCAAGGGGGGAGCGGGATTCTTTCCCTCCTTTCGATCTATGAACGGGAGCGCAAACTTGAGCGGAAGGAGAAAAAGCTCCTCGCGCTCTACTTGGCCTATCCCGACGGGATCGGCCAGCTCCTTCGGCTATACCGGAAACCGGGAGGAATGGCGGAAGCCGAGGCGGTCCGTCGCCTGCGGATGGAGTTGGATCGGCTCCACGGGGTGCAGGAGGCGATCGGTGAGCTCTGGCCGAAACGCCCCCTCCGCAAACGGCGGAAAGGCTCACCAGCAGGAGAAAGCATGGCTGTTGCCGCGCTTCGGGGACGGGTTGACAAGAAGGGAAGCGGCGATTGA